GAAGCAAGGATTTTGCCATCAGGACTAAATATTAGTTCATAAATCGAATTATTTTGACTGGATAGGGTTTTGAAGACTTTACCAGTAGTAACATCCCAAAGTTTGATGGTTTTGTCATAACCGCCAGAAGCAATTATTTTGCCATCGGGGCTAAACGCAATGGTTTTTTCACTTTCATTACCACTCAGAGTTTTGATAACTTGACCTGTAGTGAGATCCCAAAGTTTGATTGTATTATCACTGCTAAGAACTATTGTTTTGCCATCCGGGCTAAATGCAAAAGTGGTACTGGTAATAGCGCTAGAATCTCCAAAGGAATTTTTCTGTTGAATCTGCGCCAAAATATCTTGAATGCTGAGGATGGGACTAAAAGCAGGATAATCAACAATAGATTGCTTTTGATTCACCAAACTTTTGAGGCTTTGTCCCGCTTCCATCGCCATTAATAAACCATCAATTTGATTCCATTTAAATCTTTCGATGGCGTTGTTACCAAGTCTTTCGGCTTCGATCGCACTAAAAGCCCTTTGTCTAGCTTGTTCTGTGAATGTTGCTACCACCACAGCCCCCAGCAGCGACAATCCTAAAATACCAGCGCCAATGTAAGTTTGTCGCCGGGCTTTGTGTCGCGCTGACTCTAAAATTTGCCTTGCCTGTTTCTCTGCTTCTAAGGCAGTTTGCATTTTGCGCTTATCTAATTCTTGGCTAGCAGCTAAATATTGATAATCTAAATCGCTTAAACTTTTGCCAAATGCCCAGGCTTGGGCATCCTGTAACGCTTGCCCACGTAATAACCAAGATTCATCTTTATTGCTGCGAACCCATGCTTCTAATGCTTCGGCGTAGGGACGTAAATCTGCTAACACCTTTATCACCCAGTTTTGGTTAAAAACAGCTTCGTAAATCCGGTTGTATACTTTTAACTTTCCTTCCCGTTCTACCACCAACCCCGTCAGCCGTAATTCCATATGTTCGGGGCTATTATCACATTCTAATTCTCCGTACTGCAAAATTTCCTGGTATAATCCTAACCATCGACACGCTTTTTGCTCATTCCTGAGGATGCGATCGCGAATTGTCCGCAAATGTTCTGGTTCGTCGTGAAATTCCCAATTTTCAATTATTCGCGATTTGACGACTGCTTCTACCCACTCTTTCGTATAGACTTCTCTGCTAGTGAGGGGGAGAATATCTCCTCCGAACTCTCTCCCATCAAGAAAGTCAAAAAATTCCCCCCCTTCTTTCGTAGGGAAGGGGGTAGGTCTATTTTCTCCCAACTTCTCAATATAAGACCCCTGCCCGCAAGCGGGCAGGGGAGTGACATCGCCCCTCTCCTTAGTAAGGAGAGGGGTTGGGGTGAGGTTAATCACCAATTGGCACAACTTCTGTGTCAAAAACGGCTGTCCACCAGTCCAAGCTAAAATCTCTGCCATCACAGCCTGGGGGTTAGTCACTTTTCCTACCAATCCTTGCGTCAGTGAATCAACTTCTTCTAACTTAAATCCTTGCAATTCAATTGCCCTTCCAATATTAAACGGTGTGCGCTTTTTATCTGTGATCAAATCACTAGGAGTTGCCACACCGATTAACACAAACGTTAAACGATTGTAAACTGGCTGATCCGCACGCTGGTTGTAAAAGTTGCGTATGACTGCAAAAAAATCTTCAATCGGAAAACTCAAACTCAGCACACTATCGATTTCATCAACAAAAATCACTATTTGTTGAGATATTTCAACCAGCAAAATTTCTTCAATAAACTTGCTGAATCTTTGCACTGGCGACAGCAACTCATGCTCATTCCACCAGCTTTCTAAATCAAAATTGTCATATAAATTTAAACTACCCACCAAGCTATCAATTACCCCTGCATACCATTGTTGAGGGGTAATATCCCAAGTGCCAATTGCTGTAATATCAATCGCTGCACAAGCAATTCCCTGTTGTTGCAACCTCTGCATTGTTCTTACCCGCAGGCTAGATTTGCCCATCTGGCGTGAGTTGAGGACATAACAGAACTCTCCTGCTATCAGTGCTGTATATAAATCCTCGTCTGCCTGCCGTGTTACATAGGTGGGAGAATTAGCTGGTAAACTCCCCCCTACTTGGTATTGGTAGGTTAGGTTTTGCTGTGCGTTCATGGGTTCCAGTTGGAATTGCTGAGACTGGACGTATTTAATAGTTATTAGTTATATCACTTGAGTAACAGTTCCTCCACCATATGCTTGATAGCTTGATAACTGACAACTGGTAACTGGTAACTGATTTAAATGCGATCGCCTTAATTATCTCTACTTCTGAGAACCCAGCTTCGCTACTATATGTTTGCGAAGCCATTTAATAAATTCTTCCCGCCCTAATTCACCAGATGCTACTTTTAAAATTACTTGTTCTTGATCATCCACTGCTGCATTAATTTCAAAACCATGTAATACCAAAAAACTTCCATTGCAGCGTGATCAATGCGTTTATTACCATCTATAAAAGGATGATTTTTAATTAGTGAAAAACCAAGTGCTACAGCTTTTTCAATAATGCTGGGGTAAAGTTCCTCTCCAGCAAATGTCATCTGTGGTTGAGCAATGGCTGATTCCAGTCCATTATGATGAGAAATACTTGCTGAACCACCAGATTGCTCAATAATGCGTTGATAAAGTTCTAATATCTCTTCTAAAGTGAGATAGCGCATCACGCCAAGCGTTTGTAAAGTTCAGTATTTTTCTTAAGTAAATAATCCATAGCATCTTGAAAGGATGCATCTGATTGTTTCAACAAATTTTCAACACCCATTAGCACTAATTCTTCTATCGATACACCAAGGCGATTAGCTGTTGCTTGTAGTTTTTCTAAGTCTTCATCAGGAATTTTGATAGTAATGCTGTTCATCGCTAGGTCAAGCTATGAGGATAGAATCAATGTAGCACTGGAACTTTTTGATGCGATTGCTTGTTTTGAGTGAAGAGTACAGATAACAGTTAATTTGGCTAAACTGTTCCTAGATCATTAAAACACCCTGCTATGTTGACAAAATACATACAAGCTGCTCTCCATAAAGCCAAGTACAAAATATTATCAGATGATGACATGTTTTACAGAGAAATTCCCGAATTCCAGAGTGTTTGGGCAAATGCAGATACTTTAGAAGCTTGTAGAGAAGAATTAGCAGAAGTTTTGGAAGAGTAGATTTTATTGCGAGTTTCCCTAAATCTGCCATTACCTATAGTTGATGGCATAGAATTGTCAATTAAAGAAGTAGCATAACGCCTACTTTTGGGACTATCAAGCGCCCTGAGTTAATCCACTATTTGAGACAATTAGGATTTGAGGGGCCATATTCTGGTAGCAAGCATCAATTTATGGTCAAGGATGATATTACCGTAAGAATACCAAATTATACAAGTAAAAAAGCTAAGATCAAAAGATTAAACATCGTATCTCAAGCAAACAGTTATGTTACCTGTTAACAAAAAAATTGTGACTGATGAAGCAATGCGTCCTGTCGCAGTTTTGATTGATTATCAAGACTGGCAAAAAATTGAACAAATATTAAAAGATTATGAATCACAAAAACAAGTAAATTTTGATTTAAACCAATATGCAG
Above is a genomic segment from Fischerella sp. JS2 containing:
- a CDS encoding type II toxin-antitoxin system death-on-curing family toxin — translated: MRYLTLEEILELYQRIIEQSGGSASISHHNGLESAIAQPQMTFAGEELYPSIIEKAVALGFSLIKNHPFIDGNKRIDHAAMEVFWYYMVLKLMQQWMIKNK
- a CDS encoding ribbon-helix-helix protein, CopG family; its protein translation is MNSITIKIPDEDLEKLQATANRLGVSIEELVLMGVENLLKQSDASFQDAMDYLLKKNTELYKRLA